Proteins from a single region of Paenibacillus sp. BIHB 4019:
- a CDS encoding glycosyltransferase, translated as MGRKIMFTGGGTAGHVTVNLALIPRFAEAGWQIHYIGSENGIEKQLTAPLEQLTYHGIATGKLRRYLDWQNVKDPFKVIKGVFQAYRLIQREKPNVIFSKGGFVSVPVVLGAWLNRVPVLIHESDLTPGLANRIAIPFATGVCTTFPETAQHLPSGKAHYVGAVIRDELGRGVASRGRAYCGLLPASEAADAAASGAAGSPQTLSKTPQGQASKESAAHSASSGKLVVNISGKSVRAEESAAETAKVSAASAAAGEKGASRAETGGAKPVLLIMGGSLGSRAINKAVRSALSELTRNFSIVHLCGKGQVEPALETADYKQFEYINEQLPDVLAMSDIVLSRAGSNAIFEFLHLRKPMLLIPLTKAQSRGDQLLNADSFKSSGFCEVLHEEKVAPDTLLAAIEDVYQNRAAFIKRMEQEERRDTLSQLYELIVSSARN; from the coding sequence ATGGGCAGGAAAATTATGTTTACAGGCGGAGGGACGGCAGGCCATGTGACCGTTAACTTGGCGCTGATTCCCCGTTTCGCGGAAGCCGGCTGGCAGATCCATTATATTGGATCGGAAAATGGCATTGAGAAGCAACTTACTGCTCCACTAGAGCAGCTTACATATCATGGTATAGCGACAGGGAAGCTTCGGCGCTATTTGGACTGGCAAAATGTGAAGGACCCCTTCAAGGTCATTAAAGGGGTTTTTCAAGCTTATCGGCTCATTCAGCGGGAGAAGCCGAACGTGATTTTTTCCAAGGGCGGCTTCGTTTCCGTTCCGGTTGTGCTGGGCGCGTGGCTCAATCGGGTGCCGGTGCTTATCCATGAATCGGATCTGACCCCGGGACTGGCGAACCGCATTGCTATCCCTTTCGCGACGGGCGTGTGCACGACTTTTCCCGAGACGGCGCAGCATTTGCCGTCAGGCAAGGCGCATTACGTTGGCGCAGTCATCCGCGATGAGCTGGGGCGAGGGGTTGCCTCGCGAGGCAGAGCCTATTGCGGCCTGCTGCCTGCATCCGAAGCCGCTGATGCAGCAGCCTCCGGAGCAGCAGGCAGCCCACAGACGCTAAGCAAGACGCCGCAAGGGCAGGCGTCAAAGGAAAGCGCCGCCCATTCGGCTAGCTCTGGCAAGCTGGTCGTGAACATTTCGGGAAAAAGCGTGAGAGCCGAAGAGTCTGCCGCGGAAACGGCGAAAGTATCCGCAGCGTCAGCAGCAGCAGGCGAAAAAGGGGCATCGCGCGCTGAAACAGGCGGAGCGAAGCCCGTCCTGCTCATTATGGGCGGCAGCCTTGGATCGCGGGCGATTAATAAGGCGGTGCGCAGCGCGCTTAGCGAGCTGACCCGCAATTTCAGCATCGTGCATTTATGCGGCAAAGGACAGGTTGAGCCTGCCCTTGAGACGGCGGATTACAAGCAGTTCGAATACATTAATGAGCAGCTTCCCGATGTGCTGGCGATGAGCGATATTGTGCTTTCCCGTGCGGGCTCTAACGCAATATTCGAGTTTTTGCATTTGCGCAAGCCGATGCTGCTCATTCCGCTTACGAAGGCACAGAGCCGAGGCGACCAGCTGCTCAATGCAGATTCGTTCAAGTCTTCTGGCTTTTGCGAGGTGCTCCATGAGGAGAAGGTAGCGCCGGATACGCTGCTGGCGGCGATTGAGGATGTCTACCAGAACCGCGCCGCATTCATTAAGCGGATGGAGCAGGAGGAGCGCCGCGACACCTTGTCGCAGCTGTATGAGCTGATTGTATCGTCCGCGCGGAACTAA
- a CDS encoding glucose 1-dehydrogenase, protein MDYSGKIVLVTGAARGIGLTVATSYARQGALVIAADRDSEGAEAAADRMRSEGGKAAAYAIDLAQPAEIEAMFAFISENYGGLDVLINNAGYAVWKSPYDLAVEEWDALLHTNLRGTFLSAREAAKLMRANGGGAIVNMASTRALMSEPNTEAYAASKGGIVALTHALALSFGPDRIRVNAISPGWIETGDYEALRAEDHSQHPSMRVGKPDDIAKACFYLTDPGNDFVNGINLVVDGGMTRKMIYEE, encoded by the coding sequence ATGGACTACAGTGGAAAAATAGTGCTGGTAACCGGCGCCGCGCGCGGCATCGGCTTGACTGTTGCGACTAGCTATGCGAGGCAAGGAGCTCTTGTCATTGCGGCAGACCGGGACAGCGAAGGCGCTGAGGCCGCCGCCGACCGCATGCGAAGCGAGGGCGGCAAAGCTGCTGCGTATGCTATCGATTTGGCTCAGCCAGCCGAAATCGAAGCGATGTTCGCTTTTATCAGCGAGAACTACGGCGGCCTGGATGTGCTGATTAACAACGCGGGTTATGCGGTGTGGAAGTCGCCTTACGACCTTGCGGTTGAAGAATGGGATGCGCTGCTTCATACGAATTTGCGCGGCACTTTTTTATCCGCAAGGGAAGCTGCTAAGCTGATGCGCGCCAACGGAGGCGGAGCCATCGTCAATATGGCCTCGACCCGCGCCTTAATGTCTGAGCCCAATACGGAGGCGTATGCGGCCTCCAAGGGCGGCATCGTTGCGCTGACGCATGCGCTGGCCCTTTCTTTTGGCCCGGACCGCATTCGCGTCAATGCAATCAGCCCCGGCTGGATCGAAACCGGCGATTATGAAGCACTGCGGGCGGAGGATCACAGCCAGCATCCATCCATGCGGGTCGGCAAGCCGGATGATATCGCCAAAGCTTGCTTTTATTTGACCGATCCGGGCAATGATTTCGTTAATGGCATTAATCTCGTCGTCGACGGCGGCATGACGCGCAAAATGATTTACGAGGAGTAG
- a CDS encoding SRPBCC domain-containing protein, with translation MSSEAANTLPDIRQTLVLKAPIDKVWKAVATSEGIAAWFMPNDFQPEEGYEFQLEAGAFGKSPCKVTVIDPPNRLSFKWGKDWTLSFELKAVGADTEFTLIHSGWNADTVTEFGQPHEIVRGNMDKGWTGIQQRLASYVEAQ, from the coding sequence ATGAGCAGCGAAGCGGCAAATACGCTGCCGGATATCCGGCAGACGCTGGTGCTTAAAGCGCCGATAGACAAAGTGTGGAAGGCAGTAGCAACGTCAGAGGGCATCGCCGCATGGTTCATGCCCAATGATTTTCAGCCGGAGGAAGGTTATGAGTTTCAACTGGAAGCTGGCGCGTTCGGAAAATCTCCCTGCAAGGTGACGGTCATCGATCCGCCGAATCGCCTCTCCTTCAAATGGGGCAAGGACTGGACGCTCTCCTTCGAGTTAAAGGCTGTAGGAGCAGACACGGAGTTTACGCTCATTCACAGCGGCTGGAATGCGGATACGGTGACGGAGTTCGGACAGCCGCATGAAATCGTGCGCGGCAATATGGACAAGGGCTGGACGGGCATTCAGCAAAGGCTGGCTTCGTATGTCGAGGCACAATAG
- a CDS encoding metalloregulator ArsR/SmtB family transcription factor, translating into MSRHNSSEAAEPKAEVFQAIADPTRRSLLRLLVDEEMPVTVISSHYEMSRTAVSKHLRILAEAGLVKERKVGRETRYRLDTEPLQQLKRWIAFYERYWENKLGALKRYVEEDGQGEGADAFPAPAVVKAPAAKRD; encoded by the coding sequence ATGTCGAGGCACAATAGCAGCGAGGCGGCGGAGCCGAAGGCTGAGGTGTTCCAAGCGATTGCCGATCCGACCCGCCGCAGCCTGCTTCGGCTGCTTGTTGATGAGGAGATGCCAGTCACGGTCATCAGCAGCCATTATGAGATGAGCCGGACAGCGGTATCGAAGCATTTGCGAATTTTGGCCGAGGCAGGATTGGTCAAAGAGCGCAAGGTTGGCCGGGAAACCCGCTACCGGCTAGATACGGAGCCTTTGCAGCAGCTAAAGCGATGGATCGCCTTCTACGAGCGTTATTGGGAAAATAAGCTCGGTGCGCTTAAGCGTTACGTAGAGGAGGATGGCCAAGGGGAGGGAGCGGATGCTTTTCCGGCTCCAGCAGTCGTGAAAGCGCCAGCTGCGAAGCGGGATTGA
- a CDS encoding S-layer homology domain-containing protein — translation MRFTKKIVSAALAAAVAGTALSGLPLSERGLLEKLGIVQTAHAGAAESFYSSEFVKRLLELHQYLQMGDPADVQEVRDLRDEIATLSFEANGNLIAPIWNKLAGKIDPSVQQPLFDFMVAAGSLQYDPSFDNLEAIRKNPAYSGALQAVAALARQNHLTVDDAMQFMNALEQKTTSLVSEKSNTELLLLMASESEQTKLLGDALETVLSDTSTYKVSAVLAKLDITKKDMVDTVTNFRKQLKKEVPAIRSMMIAYMRSGAKETVEIDNEGRKHTYKLSIFGREVPKELLVWSKPAGSKDVKVAQSGVVTIPGSVVSAKATLRASLLGKVLFEKEVTLGKEEPEVPEDDLLAEYHKEMNTIISKWSQSSSEQKQVLLDQAVELLQTTWKQENTFDVTPYVTVDQGYIIFKPPVEAMQNYLTRREAVWKVLGESFAKLGTGSSIDQYIVNMPYFNFSEYLSGSTLAAGAQEGILPAETPSLVNPDVGQAVAEAATDAVTEAVLEDKLETEVSIVYPVDQAAAIVNPAPSSFQDLDSVYAWAGKEIEAIAAKGIIDGVEELHFDPNKMVTRAEFAKMLIRSLDLKNASSATTFKDVPAGQWYAPYVGAAVKNGLVQGRSGNRFEPEATITHAEMATMIARAAKLSKGLEEPADVKAALAAVKDADNLHPSLRGGVAFAAVNSLLPLEQGSFPVNANTTRAEAAVMLYRLINL, via the coding sequence ATGAGGTTTACGAAAAAAATCGTCTCCGCTGCCCTGGCGGCAGCTGTTGCGGGTACGGCGCTTTCCGGATTGCCGCTCAGCGAGCGGGGCTTGCTGGAGAAGCTCGGCATTGTTCAGACGGCGCATGCGGGTGCAGCCGAATCCTTTTACAGCAGTGAGTTTGTTAAACGCCTGCTGGAGCTGCATCAATATTTGCAAATGGGCGATCCGGCTGACGTGCAGGAGGTCAGAGACCTGCGGGACGAAATTGCAACGCTCAGCTTTGAAGCCAACGGCAATTTGATTGCCCCCATATGGAATAAGCTGGCTGGCAAAATAGACCCTTCTGTTCAGCAGCCGCTTTTCGACTTTATGGTAGCGGCGGGAAGCCTGCAATATGATCCTTCTTTTGATAATTTGGAGGCGATTCGCAAAAATCCGGCCTATAGCGGCGCTTTGCAGGCAGTAGCAGCACTTGCTAGGCAAAATCATCTCACAGTGGATGACGCTATGCAGTTTATGAATGCGCTGGAGCAAAAAACGACGTCGCTAGTTTCGGAGAAAAGCAATACCGAGCTGCTGCTTCTAATGGCGAGCGAGAGTGAGCAGACGAAGCTGCTTGGCGATGCGCTCGAAACGGTTCTTTCCGATACCTCGACCTACAAAGTGAGTGCTGTACTAGCCAAGCTGGACATTACGAAAAAAGACATGGTAGATACCGTCACCAATTTCCGCAAGCAGCTGAAGAAGGAAGTTCCAGCCATCCGCTCCATGATGATTGCTTATATGCGATCGGGTGCCAAGGAGACGGTGGAAATCGACAATGAGGGCCGAAAGCATACGTACAAGCTCTCGATTTTTGGTCGTGAAGTTCCCAAAGAATTGCTAGTCTGGTCCAAGCCGGCGGGCAGCAAGGATGTGAAAGTTGCGCAGTCGGGCGTAGTGACGATACCGGGCTCGGTCGTTTCAGCAAAAGCGACGCTGCGGGCAAGCCTGCTCGGCAAGGTGCTTTTCGAGAAGGAAGTGACGCTCGGCAAGGAAGAGCCTGAAGTACCGGAGGACGACCTTCTAGCCGAATACCACAAGGAAATGAATACGATCATTTCAAAATGGTCGCAGTCGTCGTCCGAGCAGAAGCAAGTGCTGCTAGATCAGGCGGTAGAATTGCTGCAGACGACCTGGAAGCAGGAAAATACATTCGACGTTACACCGTATGTGACGGTCGATCAGGGCTATATCATTTTCAAGCCGCCGGTTGAAGCGATGCAAAACTATTTGACTCGGCGCGAGGCGGTATGGAAGGTGCTCGGCGAAAGCTTCGCCAAGCTGGGAACGGGCAGCAGCATTGACCAGTATATTGTGAATATGCCTTATTTCAATTTTAGCGAATATTTGAGCGGCTCGACATTGGCAGCGGGAGCGCAGGAGGGGATTTTGCCTGCTGAAACACCCAGTCTTGTAAATCCGGACGTCGGTCAGGCAGTTGCCGAGGCTGCGACAGATGCTGTAACAGAAGCGGTGCTGGAGGACAAGCTTGAAACGGAGGTTTCGATTGTTTATCCGGTAGATCAAGCGGCCGCAATCGTAAATCCTGCCCCCTCATCCTTTCAAGATCTGGACAGCGTATATGCATGGGCAGGCAAGGAAATTGAAGCGATAGCAGCCAAGGGCATTATTGACGGTGTGGAGGAATTGCATTTTGATCCAAACAAAATGGTGACGCGGGCGGAGTTTGCCAAAATGCTCATTCGGTCGCTGGATTTGAAAAATGCCTCGTCAGCCACCACGTTCAAAGACGTGCCTGCCGGCCAGTGGTATGCGCCATATGTGGGCGCAGCTGTGAAGAACGGCCTTGTACAAGGCCGAAGCGGCAATCGCTTTGAGCCGGAGGCGACCATTACGCATGCTGAAATGGCGACGATGATTGCAAGGGCGGCGAAGCTGTCGAAGGGGCTAGAAGAGCCTGCCGACGTAAAAGCTGCACTTGCCGCTGTGAAAGATGCGGACAACTTGCATCCATCGTTGAGGGGGGGCGTTGCCTTCGCGGCAGTGAACAGCCTGCTTCCACTGGAGCAGGGCAGCTTTCCGGTCAATGCCAATACGACGCGCGCTGAAGCGGCGGTCATGCTGTATCGTTTGATTAATCTATAG
- a CDS encoding UDP-glucose/GDP-mannose dehydrogenase family protein — translation MNVTVIGTGYVGLVSGVCYAEKGNHVICVDKDVSKIERLRSGEIPIYEPGLKELADSNTAAGRLSFTDDLTEAMALADVVIIAVGTPPLPNGEADMRFVELVAREIGYALNGYKVVVVKSTVPVGTNERVRGIVAAISDYPFDIASVPEFLREGSAVKDTLNPDRIVIGSESTRAAEVLTSLHKPFTDQLIMTDIRSAEMIKYASNAFLATKISFINEIANICEKVGADVTEVAHGMGLDRRIGSSFLRAGIGYGGSCFPKDTKALIQIAGNVEYDFKLLKSVVEVNQHQRYGVIDKLKRALGSMHGRRVAIWGLAFKPETDDVREAPAIEIIESLLALGAIPRVTDPIAVENFRSLLNHPSIEWCDSALDAAKQCDAVCLLTEWEDYTKLNLKEVERVMASPILIDGRNAISKEQLEGTLFAYYPVGRPMMNIEDIAIHELI, via the coding sequence ATGAACGTAACAGTGATAGGAACGGGATATGTAGGATTGGTATCGGGCGTATGTTATGCGGAGAAAGGCAATCATGTCATCTGTGTCGATAAGGATGTAAGCAAAATCGAGCGCCTGCGCAGCGGTGAAATTCCCATTTATGAGCCGGGGCTTAAGGAACTGGCCGATAGCAATACGGCGGCAGGACGCCTCTCCTTCACCGATGATTTGACCGAAGCGATGGCTCTGGCGGATGTGGTCATTATTGCGGTAGGCACGCCGCCGCTGCCGAATGGCGAAGCGGATATGCGATTTGTCGAGCTGGTGGCACGTGAAATCGGCTATGCGCTCAACGGCTATAAGGTTGTTGTTGTGAAAAGCACAGTGCCGGTCGGCACGAACGAACGCGTTCGCGGCATTGTGGCAGCGATCAGCGATTACCCGTTCGATATCGCCTCCGTTCCTGAGTTTCTGCGCGAAGGCTCGGCAGTCAAGGATACTTTAAATCCAGACCGCATCGTTATCGGCTCGGAGAGCACGCGTGCAGCAGAGGTACTGACAAGCCTGCACAAGCCGTTTACCGACCAGCTCATTATGACGGATATCCGCAGCGCCGAGATGATCAAATACGCCTCCAATGCGTTTCTAGCTACGAAAATATCGTTCATCAATGAAATTGCCAACATTTGCGAAAAAGTAGGCGCGGACGTGACGGAGGTTGCCCACGGCATGGGGCTCGACCGCCGAATTGGTTCCTCCTTCCTGCGCGCCGGCATTGGCTATGGCGGCTCCTGCTTTCCGAAAGATACGAAGGCATTAATTCAAATTGCCGGCAATGTGGAATACGACTTTAAGCTGCTCAAGTCGGTCGTAGAGGTCAATCAGCATCAGCGCTACGGCGTCATCGACAAGCTCAAGCGAGCGCTAGGCAGCATGCATGGCAGACGCGTTGCGATTTGGGGCCTTGCGTTTAAGCCGGAAACCGATGATGTAAGAGAAGCGCCTGCGATTGAAATTATTGAGTCGCTGCTTGCGCTTGGCGCAATTCCACGCGTAACGGACCCCATTGCGGTCGAAAATTTCCGTTCGCTGCTGAATCACCCTTCTATTGAGTGGTGCGATTCCGCGCTTGATGCGGCGAAGCAATGCGACGCGGTCTGCCTGCTCACGGAGTGGGAGGACTACACGAAGCTCAATCTCAAGGAAGTGGAGCGCGTCATGGCGAGCCCCATTCTCATTGACGGCCGCAATGCGATCAGCAAAGAGCAGCTGGAAGGCACGCTGTTCGCCTACTATCCGGTGGGCAGACCTATGATGAACATCGAAGACATTGCGATTCATGAATTGATTTAG
- a CDS encoding GlsB/YeaQ/YmgE family stress response membrane protein — protein MGFLWTLIIGGIIGWLAGMIVGRDIPGGIIGNIIAGFIGAWLGGLIFGELGPVIGGFYFIPALIGAVVLVFILSLILAGRRRRA, from the coding sequence ATGGGTTTTTTATGGACATTAATTATAGGAGGCATTATCGGTTGGCTCGCAGGAATGATTGTTGGACGTGACATTCCCGGAGGGATCATTGGAAATATTATTGCAGGTTTTATCGGCGCATGGCTCGGAGGCTTGATCTTCGGCGAGCTTGGTCCGGTCATCGGCGGCTTCTATTTCATTCCAGCGTTAATTGGCGCAGTCGTACTTGTGTTCATTCTCAGCCTGATCTTGGCTGGACGAAGAAGACGTGCATAA
- the thrC gene encoding threonine synthase, which produces MEYISTRGNVGKIGFIDAFLMGLADDGGLLVPSEIPVFSAEKLKAWQNLSYQELVLEIFGYFTNDEIPAEDLRAMVDASYGTFRDPGVTPVRRLKDNLYLLELFHGPTFAFKDIALQFMGELYTYVSRKQNKTIHILGATSGDTGASAIQGVRGKDGIKICILHPHGKVSKVQELQMTTVPDDNVLNLSVDGNFDDCQRIIKDLFADLEFKSANHLCAINSINFVRILAQTVYYFYAYFQVAKQQDVQEVNFSVPTGNFGDIFAGYLAKRMGLPVNKLILATNENNILERFIKEGVYMPGDFRSTYSPSMDIQVASNFERYLYYVLGENPQLITELMNQFRKEGKLVISGDDLQRVQAEFGAHGVGGQECLDTISKYNAESDYLLDPHSACGVAAADQCAESGDVTISLATAHPAKFDEAIRLCGIEQAFPEQISSLFEKTQRQTRVEGTQQAIVSELLKFYNA; this is translated from the coding sequence GTGGAGTATATTAGCACAAGAGGAAATGTTGGCAAAATCGGATTTATCGACGCTTTTCTAATGGGACTTGCAGATGACGGAGGCTTGCTCGTTCCGAGTGAAATTCCTGTTTTTTCAGCTGAGAAGCTGAAAGCGTGGCAGAACCTGTCTTATCAGGAGCTGGTTCTGGAAATTTTCGGCTATTTCACGAATGATGAAATTCCGGCAGAAGATTTGCGGGCGATGGTGGATGCCAGCTACGGAACATTCCGCGACCCAGGCGTAACGCCTGTTCGCCGTTTGAAGGACAACCTGTATTTGCTGGAGCTGTTCCACGGCCCAACCTTTGCATTTAAGGACATTGCGCTGCAATTTATGGGCGAATTATATACGTATGTATCCCGCAAGCAGAACAAGACGATCCATATTCTTGGCGCGACATCCGGCGATACAGGCGCATCGGCGATTCAAGGCGTGCGCGGCAAAGACGGCATTAAAATTTGCATTTTGCATCCGCATGGCAAAGTCAGCAAGGTGCAGGAGCTGCAAATGACGACGGTGCCGGACGACAACGTCTTGAACTTGTCGGTCGACGGCAATTTTGACGACTGCCAGCGCATTATCAAGGATTTGTTCGCTGATTTGGAGTTTAAGTCCGCGAACCATCTGTGTGCGATTAACTCCATTAACTTTGTGCGCATTTTGGCGCAGACGGTTTATTATTTCTATGCTTACTTCCAGGTTGCGAAGCAGCAGGATGTGCAGGAAGTCAATTTCAGCGTGCCGACGGGCAACTTTGGCGATATTTTTGCAGGATACCTTGCGAAGCGCATGGGCCTTCCGGTGAACAAGCTGATTTTGGCAACGAACGAAAACAACATTTTGGAGCGTTTCATCAAGGAAGGCGTGTATATGCCGGGAGATTTCCGCAGCACGTACAGCCCTTCGATGGACATTCAAGTAGCAAGCAACTTCGAGCGTTATTTGTATTATGTGCTGGGTGAAAATCCGCAGTTGATTACAGAGCTGATGAACCAGTTCCGCAAGGAAGGCAAGCTCGTTATTTCTGGAGACGATTTGCAGCGGGTGCAAGCTGAATTCGGCGCTCATGGCGTTGGCGGGCAGGAATGTCTTGATACGATCAGCAAATACAACGCGGAAAGCGATTATTTGCTTGATCCTCACTCCGCTTGCGGCGTGGCGGCAGCCGATCAATGTGCTGAAAGCGGCGATGTAACGATTTCGCTGGCTACAGCGCATCCGGCCAAGTTCGACGAGGCGATTCGCCTTTGCGGCATTGAGCAGGCATTCCCTGAGCAAATTTCGTCCTTGTTTGAGAAAACGCAGCGTCAGACTCGCGTAGAGGGAACGCAACAAGCGATTGTCAGCGAGCTGTTGAAGTTTTATAACGCTTAA
- a CDS encoding helix-turn-helix transcriptional regulator, translating into MFAKRLKQLRKKRKYSMQQLADTVGVAKSTYAGYESGYRQPTLETIQSIAKKLNTTSDYLLGLTDYPDQQEPSNNAKEFFNHEQLHWDGVPLEQEDLELVRMLLERVVRDRTSSGDPSQNPS; encoded by the coding sequence ATGTTTGCTAAACGCCTTAAACAACTCAGAAAAAAAAGAAAGTACTCCATGCAGCAACTAGCGGATACCGTAGGCGTGGCTAAGAGTACCTATGCAGGCTATGAATCCGGCTATCGGCAGCCTACTTTGGAGACCATTCAAAGCATTGCGAAGAAATTGAATACGACATCCGATTATTTGCTAGGATTAACGGACTATCCTGATCAACAGGAACCGAGCAACAACGCCAAGGAGTTTTTCAATCATGAGCAGCTTCATTGGGACGGCGTTCCGCTGGAGCAGGAGGATTTAGAGCTTGTCCGGATGCTGCTTGAACGCGTTGTGCGCGACCGCACTTCATCCGGCGACCCTTCGCAAAATCCTTCCTAG
- a CDS encoding stalk domain-containing protein: MKMVNISTTRKSNKSGKAWRSLLALPLLAALIWTGGPHSAAIASGEQAASRLQEQGQEQAAEAAQAVPKSFTQIEAAHNYTIALRSDGTVWAWGRNLWGELGLEGNPGFRNTVAPVRYSGLSDIVYIHINKSDQNYMAVKADGTVWTWGHNDSSGKNANGLRQVAGAAGVAKVAGGYGYDIALLNNGTVSTWTKQQDDTGKLSFGKPAAVKGLNQIVQVAYGYPKAYAVKKDGTVWSWQPVATPRDGAETIKPTAPAKISSLSGITSIVAYSGGLMALDTKGKAWSIAENGKKQALYPILTLKEISGSAGSLLMLTTDGEVFAYGNTATGKQGKVRGLTRIKHIAAGEDHGVAIDEDGKAWGWGHNKFYEAGGPSVRSDGMVYTPMQARPAVDTFINGQWLSSIYPALPQGETVYVPIKDVAKQLGMTLSAVLTKEGFRIYTLKYKERSATFRIGDTQAKAGNTSFEMPEAPIVYSGATAVPYQLLEQGFGLSVQWNEKLSQLAISDQSDE, from the coding sequence ATGAAGATGGTCAACATATCGACGACAAGGAAATCTAATAAGAGCGGGAAGGCTTGGCGCAGCTTGCTGGCACTTCCCCTTCTAGCAGCGCTTATATGGACGGGCGGCCCGCACAGTGCGGCGATTGCCAGCGGAGAGCAAGCAGCAAGCCGGTTGCAAGAGCAAGGGCAGGAGCAAGCTGCTGAGGCCGCCCAAGCCGTCCCCAAAAGCTTCACGCAAATAGAAGCCGCCCATAACTATACGATTGCGCTGCGCAGCGACGGCACGGTTTGGGCTTGGGGACGCAATTTGTGGGGAGAGCTTGGGCTGGAGGGAAATCCAGGCTTTCGCAATACAGTAGCTCCTGTTCGTTATTCCGGACTTTCCGACATTGTCTATATTCATATCAATAAGAGCGATCAGAACTATATGGCGGTAAAGGCTGACGGAACGGTCTGGACTTGGGGCCACAATGATAGCAGCGGGAAAAATGCGAATGGGCTTCGGCAGGTGGCAGGCGCTGCTGGCGTAGCGAAGGTGGCAGGCGGCTACGGCTATGATATAGCTTTATTGAATAATGGTACGGTCTCAACATGGACGAAGCAGCAAGACGACACCGGCAAGCTCAGCTTTGGAAAACCAGCTGCCGTGAAGGGCTTAAATCAAATCGTGCAGGTAGCATACGGATACCCTAAGGCTTACGCCGTGAAGAAGGATGGAACAGTATGGAGCTGGCAGCCTGTGGCGACGCCCCGCGATGGCGCGGAGACGATTAAGCCTACAGCTCCGGCTAAAATATCCAGCTTGTCCGGCATAACCTCCATCGTCGCGTATAGCGGCGGTCTAATGGCATTAGATACGAAAGGAAAAGCGTGGAGCATTGCTGAAAATGGCAAAAAACAAGCGCTGTATCCGATACTGACGCTAAAGGAGATAAGCGGGAGTGCGGGAAGCTTGCTTATGCTGACGACCGATGGCGAGGTTTTTGCATATGGAAATACCGCTACTGGCAAGCAGGGCAAAGTGCGAGGGCTCACCCGGATCAAGCATATCGCAGCGGGGGAAGACCACGGCGTCGCCATTGATGAGGATGGCAAGGCATGGGGCTGGGGCCACAACAAGTTTTATGAAGCGGGCGGACCATCCGTACGCAGCGATGGCATGGTTTATACGCCCATGCAGGCAAGGCCGGCTGTTGATACGTTTATAAATGGACAATGGCTAAGCAGCATATACCCTGCCCTGCCGCAAGGCGAGACGGTATATGTGCCGATAAAGGACGTGGCCAAACAATTGGGCATGACATTGAGCGCCGTTCTTACTAAAGAAGGCTTCAGAATTTATACGCTTAAATACAAGGAACGCTCAGCAACCTTCCGTATAGGGGATACCCAGGCGAAAGCAGGCAATACGTCGTTTGAGATGCCAGAGGCGCCGATTGTTTATTCCGGTGCGACGGCCGTTCCTTATCAGCTGCTTGAGCAGGGGTTTGGCCTATCGGTTCAATGGAACGAGAAGCTTAGCCAGTTGGCGATATCGGATCAGTCTGACGAATAA
- the pyrH gene encoding UMP kinase, with the protein MNNKYKRVLIKLSGGAVAGGSEFGFEPEKLEHIAREVLSVVKMGVEVSLVIGGGNIFRGNMGESWGIERAEADNIGTLATVINSLMLRGVLKARTKKEVRVMTALPVSSVAEPYIRLRAVHHLEKGYIVIFAGGNGQPYVTTDYPSVQRAIEVGCDALLVAKQGVDGVLDADPKLHKGARKFKSLHYNDVLDQQLKVMDQSAFILARDYNLPIHVFNFDQPGSMKAICHGSHVGTLISNSSVLEMDA; encoded by the coding sequence ATGAATAACAAGTATAAGAGAGTGCTGATTAAGCTGAGCGGCGGAGCGGTTGCGGGTGGAAGCGAGTTTGGCTTTGAACCCGAAAAGCTGGAGCATATTGCAAGAGAAGTGCTGTCCGTTGTGAAAATGGGCGTGGAGGTGTCGCTCGTTATTGGCGGCGGCAATATTTTTCGCGGCAATATGGGCGAAAGCTGGGGCATTGAACGCGCAGAAGCGGACAATATTGGTACGCTGGCGACCGTGATTAACAGCCTCATGCTCAGAGGCGTGCTGAAAGCCAGAACGAAGAAGGAAGTGCGCGTCATGACGGCGCTGCCAGTCAGCAGCGTTGCCGAGCCTTACATCCGTTTGCGGGCGGTGCATCATTTGGAGAAGGGGTATATCGTCATTTTTGCAGGCGGCAACGGACAGCCGTATGTGACGACGGATTATCCATCGGTGCAGCGGGCCATTGAGGTAGGCTGCGATGCTCTGCTGGTCGCGAAGCAGGGCGTAGACGGCGTGCTTGACGCCGATCCCAAGCTGCACAAGGGCGCGCGGAAATTCAAATCGCTGCACTATAATGATGTGCTGGACCAGCAGCTTAAGGTGATGGACCAGTCGGCGTTTATTTTGGCACGGGACTATAATCTGCCGATTCATGTGTTTAATTTCGACCAGCCGGGCTCGATGAAGGCGATTTGCCATGGCAGCCATGTCGGAACGCTGATCAGCAACAGCTCTGTGCTGGAGATGGATGCCTGA